TATCAAACCATCATCATTAACTTTCCAGGTGGAATCATATCACCGGGCAACCTGTATAACATCCTGGTTGCAGCAACAAAAGCGCGGATCCAATATGTTCGTTTTGGCCTCCGCCAGCAGTTATTGATTGATACTACAAGCTACAATATTGACATTTTTACGGGTGAAATGGATAAACTCGGGATGGATTACGAAGTAGACACCAATAATTTCCCGAATATTATCAGTTCTTATCCTGCTGAAGATATTTTTATCCGTAAAACCTGGCTTACTGAAGGTGTATATAAAGATATTTTAGATGATATCGATTTTAAACCTTCTGTTAAAGTCAATATCTGCGATAGCGACCAAAGTTTTACCCCAATGTTAACGGGCAATATCAACTGGATTGCCTCTTCACAATCCGAACATTATTGGCATTTAATTATTCGCTTTCCAAAAACAAATGTAACCTACGAATGGAACCAGCTTTGCTACACCAACCATATCGCACAGGTTACCAAAGCACTGGAGGGTATTATCAAAAACAATCAGTCACAGTTTATAGATAATCCACAAGCCAACGGTGAAGAGCTCTTTGCACTTTTAGATCAGGAAAACTTTATCCTTAAACCTGCTGAAAACACCGTATCCCTATCATCATTTAACCTACCTTATTACGAAGGTTTAAACCGGTACAACAACAAATATTGGTTGGGCATTTACAGGCGCGATGAGCTGTTCAGCATCGCATTTTTAAAGAAACTCTGTCAGCTCTGTTTAGATACCAAACTTGGTCAGTTGTGCTGTACATCCTGGAAAACCATCATTATAAAAGGGATTGACGAAAAAGATAAAAACCTTTGGAACAGTTTGCTCGAAGAATTTGAGATTAATATGCGGCATGCCGCCAACGAACTTAACTTTCAGGTAGAAGATAACTGTAACGAAGGTCTAATGTTAAAAAATTTCCTTGTTAAACATTTAAGCATTGATGATACCAGGACGTTTGGAATCTGCTTTGGTATTAAAACACGCAAAAAAAGTGAAGTTTTCAGTAGTATCCTCATCCAAAAACGCCACTTGATTAATGTATTAGGATTAAAATTACTCCCCGTTTACGATATCCTTTGTGCTAAAGATTTTAATCCCAACGAACGTACAGGTGAAATTTTTAGCAGAAGCAATCCCAGTTTTTTATTACCAGAACAAGTGAGGCGTTCGATATTTAAGTTTTACAAATACCGTTTAAATGCCATTAAAACAGGTAACCAAAAACAAAGCTTTCAAACTGAAGAAGCAATAAAAAAAGATGGTGAGTTTTTATACCAGTGTAACAGTTGTTTAACGGTGTATAACGAGCGTATTGGCGAAATTGAAAACAACATTAACCCAGGCACGGCATTTAAAGATTTACCGGAAGATTATTGTTGCGTGCTTTGTGAAGGAGAAAAAGAGAATTTCACTAAGATTGATCAATCAGTATTACAGCTTTTGTAAATCAATAGGGATCAGGGTGACGTTACGTTATTTATCTCCTCTTGCGAGTTAAAATTACTGAAACAACGATAATCCTGGTCCTCAATGCCCGTTTCGCAAACTCGCAAATTGCCTAAAACATATTTCATGCTGTGTTTGGCCAAACCATTGGTTTGAAGCAGGTGTACATTTTTTTTCAAACCTTCAGCCTTATAAATCCCGCATAAGGGTTCTTGCTGGCCATCTTGGGTGAAAATATAAGCATCGAAAGTGTCGTCAGCCTTAAACGGGTGGATTAGTTTTTCCAGCAATTTGATTTCCATCAACAACATATCGCAGGCCAATAAAAACAAATCTTCTTCTGGATTTGATAAATGAGCAGAAAGTACGCCCAATAGAGGACCTCTAATATCAAGCGAAGGATCGTCGACAATCAACTGCTCAGCCCCGAAATAACCTGCATAGGTTTCTTGTTGCGATGGATTAACTGAAAATTTTACCGGGAGATCAAGCACACTTAATTTATCAGCCGCCACCTGCGCCCAAAGTTTATCCTGATGAATGAGCAAACCTTTATCGGTACCCATCCGTAAACTATGCCCGCCACATAAAACGATTCCCAACATACAAATTTTAATTTATTTGTTACTCAAATCTACTAATCCAGCCTCGTTTAAAATACCAATTTGCTTTCCTTTCACTACTATTAATTTTTCAGCCAGCAGTTCATTCATCGTCCTAAAAACGGTTTCATAAGTGGCACCGGTAAAAGCAGCCAGATCCTGACGGCTTAATGCCAGATTTAAAAAGCCTTCTGCATCTAAGCCAAATTGATCTCTCAATCCCAAAATAGCTACGGCAAGCCTTTCTTTAACCGACATTAAAGCTAAATTCCGCATTTTCTTTTCCGAGGCATGCAGTTCATCAGCATAAAACATCAACAAACCATAAGCAAATTCCTGGTTAACTTTTATGGTACTTTTAAAAAAATCGATATCTACAAAACAAAGTTTAGTAGTTTCTAAAGCCGTTGCTGAAATTGGGTAAGTAGAAATGCTGCTGCTGATTCCCCTATGCCCGATTATGGCACCATCATTCGCAAAGCGTAAAATCAGTTCTTTATCGCCCCATTGTTTATGGACTTTAACATTGCCGGAAGTAACAAAATAAACACCGCTCACCGGATCGCCCTCCTTGATAATTACCTCCCCTTTTTTAACGATAAAATTCCGTTTATGGCACTCAATGGCAGGATGCCATTCTGTTAATGTGAGTTGGCACATAAAGCAGGTTTTAAGATCGCAGTTATTATTTTTCTTCATATTTTATTAGGGATGTTGGGTAAAAATAGCAAATCATTGCACAATTATTTGGTATCGTAAGCAAATTCGGTGATTCTTCACTATTGTTGAAAATTTTACAAGAATAAAACTCATTGAAAGAGAACACTTAGCATTTTTTACAAGCATCCTTATCGCAAAGAAGTTTAAAGATATGCCATCAAATCATAATTTTGTGTTATGGCAAATACAAACGTTAGAAAATCAATCCAGAATAAGATCGAATCATTGGGTAAGGAAATCGAAACCTTACAGGCAGAATTAAAAAGATGGGAAAAAATTGCATCCGATTATGAAACCAACTCGGAAAGCATTGATTTGATTTTATCGATACAATTACCTGAAAAACCAGAACCAAAAGCGAAAAGGGTAAAATTGTAAAACATTAAAATAAGAAAATCCGGACAATGTCCGGATTTTCTTATTCATCATATCCTGTTCTAATTTATATCTCGACATTAAGACTGTACATTGTTGTATTGTAATTCCAGATGCATTTCTAATTTATTTTAACTTAAATTTCTGGCGGCGTGTGCCAATCAATAAAGGCTTTCCTACTTAACATTTTCAGGTATGGATAATTTCCATTTAATTGTTTACGCTGTTTTAGCTCATATAAAAAATGCCCGCCTAAGTCTACAATAATTTTTGCGGTAGCCAAATACCATACACTATGAGGCTGTTTCCAACAAAAAGAATATAGGTTTGAGGTGAGTTTAATACCCTGAAGTTCGGGATGATAAAAATTAAGTATTTTTGGACTGGGAAGTCCCTGCATTACCTCTGATTTCCTTACCATTGAAAGGTGATCTGAATGACAAAACTCATAATCCTTTAGTTTTGGATCATCCACATCAGGCAAATGTTTCAATATCCTAAATCCCTTAAATTTCTTGCCATTCAATACCCATATTAAATTTGGATAAAATGCCTCTCTGCTATTAAGCTCGGCCAGTGTTATTGGCGAATTTTGAAACTCAATGGTATAACCTGATGGTGTAAATACATCAGCACGATGAATATCGGCATTGGCTGCATCATAAAAAGCAACTTCTCTAAATGATGGCGGGAAAGCCAATTTCCAATCTCGGTGCCATGCGGTCTCCTTTCGGTAGTATTCTTTTTTAAGTGACGAAATATCCTGAATCATATCAGAACGAGGGATATCTTTTTTCATTTCACTATTGTTCATTCTCTTTCAACGTGATTAGAACACTATAACAATTAATTAGGGAAAACAAATTTAAACTAAAATTTTTAGCAATAAAATCAGATCTTGAAAAAAAGGAATATATTTAGGATAATTATCAAAAACGTTCCCACTCGTGCAACTTTTTCCAAAATTCTACATCTTTTAGGTAAACAATATATAAATGAAAAATATCAGCTGTTTCCTTTTTATAATATTTTCATTATGTGATACTTATACCTCTGCACAAACTTCGAAAAACATCTTCAGTGATGATTTAAAATTCTATAAAGACAGCCTTCCTGTTAAACACAAAAATCTTTTTGCAAAACTTTCTAAACCAGAATTTAATGCAATGATAACGCATCTTGAAGCGCAGACAGCTGGCATTTCTGCTGAAAAATTTTATGTAGAAATCATGAAAATACAGGCGGCTATTGGTGATGAGCACAGCACAATAATTCCTCCGTACACCACTAAATACCCAGTAAAATTTGAGCGGTTTGATGATGGACTGGTAGTTACCTCAACAGACGAAGCAAATAAGCAACTCCTACTGTCAAAGGTGATCCGAATAGGTGATAAAACTTTATCAGAAGCGGAAAAAGCTGTTTCGCCTGTAATTATCTCTGGCAATATCCCTTATTTTAATGTTGCTGAAGCAAGTTATCTGGCAAGTCCCGGTCTGCTTTATGCGTTAAATTTAAGCCCCAATCCAAATGAGCTAAAACTTGAACTTTTAAGTCCTACCGGAGAAACATTAAAAGTAAAATTAGATGCCATACCAAAAACTAAGCAGATAGATATGGTATATGCACCTGTTTATGGCAGTTTACTTGCAAATACCCATAAAGAAAACTACTGGTATTTAATAGAAAAAGGCAGTTTGTACTTCAATTACAACAAATGTGAGGATGATCCAAAGAAACCCTTTGAAGCCTTTAATGATAACTTATTTAAAGAGATTGAAAAACAAAAACCAAACCGCATTATTATTGATTTAAGGATGAATGGCGGTGGGAACAGTGCAGTATTAGAACCCTTTATCGAAAAGATTAAAAATCACGCTTTAAATAAAAAAGGAAAGATTTTCATTTTGATTGGTCGGGCCACCTTTTCTTCTGCAATTATGAATGCAATTAAACTTAAAAAAGAAACCAAAGCCATTTTAGTTGGAGAAACTACCGCGGGCACCATTAACCATTATGGCGAAGTACGCGCATTTAATTTACCAAACACCAAATTACAGGTAAATTACTCTACCCAATATTGGGAAAATTGGAAAGGGCACGACGGACCGCTTGTACCCGATGTTAAAATCGAGAAGAATTTATCAGATTTATTAAAAGGAAATGATAAGACATTGAACTATGTAATGGGAAACTAATCTGTCATCTTTGGCATTTATAACAGCCGCTAAAATTTATTTATATTGAACATGAGAGAGATACTCGTTCAGGATTAATTTTGTTTAGTCCAACTCGTTACATAATGATAACTTTGCAGTATGACCATCCAAGAAATACAGCAGTTAGAAGATTTTTTTGCCCAAGCCGGAAAGCAGCAGGTTCCAATTTATCTTAATCAGGCTACCGTAATTACTGATTATGCTCATTTCCTGGAAAGCCACTTTATGCCGTTAAGACTCAACCCCGATGCAAAAGTGAACCTACCAATTATACACAGGCTGAAAATGTTAAAATTATTGATCGAATCAAACGGATAAAAAATAGGGCAAAACAATTCGATTAAATCTTTTTGAAATCTTGGTCCCATTTCAAATTGCTTTCTTTAAAGTCATTTTAATAAGTATTTCCATATTGCTCTTAAAACTTAACCTGCTTTAGTTTTTAAAATAAATATTTCCAGCTATATTGGGCATAATTGGTTTATTCCTATATACTGCTCCTTATTATGACTAAAAATATATTTATTGCTTCGGCCGAACCCTATACCGGAAAATCAGTAATTGCTTTTGGGATGATCAATATGTTATTGGCAAAAACCCAAAAAGTAGGTTATTTTAAACCCATTATTGCACAAGACGATCAGAATAAAAAAGATGAGCATGTAGAAGCCATGTTAGATTATTTTTCGCTCCCTGTTAACTATGAGGATGCTTTTGCTTTTACCCGGCAAGAAATGCTCCACCAATCAGAAGATAGTGGGGCAATTATCAATACCATCATCAGTAAGTATAAAAAGCTCGAAGATAACTACGATTTCACCGTAATTGAAGGAAGCGATTTTTTAGGCGAAGGTATGGCATTTGAGTTCGAATCGAACGCTTTAATGGCCAAAAACTTAGGTGCACCTGTTTTAATTGTAGTATCAGGAAAGAATAAAACAGCTAGTCAGCTTTTTAAATCAGCCATCAATATCTACCGTAACTTCCTGTTGCGCGATGTACAGGTATTGGGTGTAGTGGCCAATATGGTAAATCCGGAGGAGGCAGAGCGTATTAAACAAGCTTTAACCAATCAATTGCCGGCCGAATTACTTATTGCTGTGATTCCAACCGAAACAGGCTTACAAAGTCCAACAATGAAAGAAATTACATTGGCGCTTGGTGGCGAGGTACTCTTCGGTGCCGAACTGATGGATAATCAGGTTGATAATTTTGTAACTGGGGCCATGATGCTGCCTAATTTTTTAAGACACATTAAAGATAACCTGCTTATTGTTACTCCAGGCGATCGGGGCGATATTATCATTGGTGCACTTCAGGCTAATTTATCGGCCAATTACCCAAAAATTGCAGGTATTGTTTTAACCGCGGGTAGTTTACCCGATGAACCGATTATTAAATTGATTGAAGGTTTACAAACCATTATCCCCATAATCGCCGTACAAAAAGGAACTTTCGAAACCACTACAACTATTGGCGGTATCCATTCAAAAATCACCATTGAGAACAAGAAAAAAATTGCGATAGCCATAGAACTTTTCGAAAAGTATGTAGATATAAAAGCGCTTGATGATAAAATCATCACCTTCAGCTACCAAGGCATCACACCGCATATGTTCCAATACCAGCTGGTTAAATGGGCCAAACGTGATAAAAAACATATTGTACTACCTGAAGGAAATGATGAACGCATTCTGAAAGCAGTTGAAAAACTTATTGCACAAGATATTGTAGACATTACACTTTTGGGAGACCCAGTCGAAATTACTGGCAGTGTAAAAAGACTTGGACTAAATTTAGATCTTAATGTTATAAAAATACATGATCCTAAAAAATCGACACAATATAACGATTATGTAGAAACCTTGTACGAGTTGCGTAAAGCTAAAAACGTGAATATGGAAATGGCCAGGGATATGATGACAGATGTTTCTTATTTCGGCACCATGATGGTTTATAAAGGCGATGCAGATGGAATGGTTTCGGGTGCCGTACATACCACGCAACATACCATCAGACCAGCTTTGCAGTTTGTTAAAACCAAACCTGGGGTATCTGTAGTTTCTTCTATTTTCTTTATGTGCTTGCCAGAGCGTGTAGCCATATTTGGCGATTGCGCCGTTAACCCCAATCCTACTGCCCAGCAACTAGCTGAAATAGCTATTTCCTCAGCTGAAAGCAGTGCTAAATTCGGTATTGAGCCGCGTATTGCCATGTTATCTTATTCTTCAGGCACATCAGGCGAAGGTGAAGATGTTGAACGTGTAAGAGAAGCAACTGCCATAGTTAAAGCACGGCATCCGGAATTAAAAATTGAAGGCCCCATACAATACGATGCTGCCGTAGATCCCCTCGTGGGTAAACAAAAACTACCTGGATCTGAGGTGGCAGGTAGAGCAAGTGTGCTGATCTTCCCCGATTTAAATACCGGTAACAATACCTACAAAGCAGTACAACGCGAAACCGGGGCATTGGCCATTGGCCCGATGTTGCAGGGATTGAACAAACCGATAAACGATTTGAGCCGCGGTTGTACAGTAGATGATATTTTTAACACCGTTGTTATTACAGCGATCCAATGTCAAGACATTTAAACATGAACATTTTAGTAATCAACTCGGGAAGCAGTTCCTTAAAATACCAACTTTTTAAAATGCCAAAAAAATCACCCGTTTGCAGTGGACTTGTTGAACGGATTGGCATTGAGGGCTCGTTTATAAAACACACGGTTTATACCAATAACAAAAAACACAGCATAGAAGAAACAGGTTTTATTTCTAACCATGGTGAAGCATTAAAACAGGTTTTAGCATTATTAACCGAGGGAGAATATGCAGTAATTGCGAGTCCTGATGATATTGCTGCTGTTGGTCATCGTGTAGTGCACGGCGGTGAACATTTTTCTGGTCCGACAATTATTACTGACGATGTGAAACATCAGATCAAAAAACTGTTTTCACTTGCTCCATTGCATAACCCCGTTAATTATAAGTGTATTGAAGTGGCTGAGCAAACTTTTGTAAATGCCAGGCAAATTGCAGTATTCGATACGGCATTTCATCAAACCATACCAGAACAGGCTTATCGTTATGCCATTCCAGAATGGTATTATAAAGAGCACGGCATTAGGGTATATGGATTTCATGGCACCAGCCATAAATATGTAAGCGAACAGGCGATTAATTGGTTAAACAAAAAAGACACTAAAATAATCAGCATTCACTTAGGAAATGGCTGCAGTATAACGGCTATTAAAAATGGCAAATCGATAGATACCAGTATGGGTTTTGGACCATTAAGTGGATTAATGATGGGTACGCGTTCTGGCGATATCGATCCATCGGTTATTTTTCATTTAATGGAGCATTCTGGATATACGCTGGAACAACTGAGTACCTTACTTAACAAACAATCTGGACTTTTGGGTGTGGGTGGCTCGAGTGATATGCGCGACATCAGAAAAATGGTAAGCGAAGGAAATGCAGCTGCAGCTTTAGCCATTAATCTATATGCCTACAGGATTAAGAAATTTATCGGCGCCTATGCTGCTGTTTTAAACGGCATTGATGCCATCATATTTACCGCAGGTGTTGGTGAAAACGATAGCAACATGCGCGAGGCAGTATGTTCAGAGTTAGACTATCTGGGTATTGAATTAGACCCGAATCAAAATACAGCCTATAAGGGCGAACTAAAAGAGATTAACACAACAGATTCAAAAGTTAAGATATTGGTTATTCCAACTAATGAGGAATACGAAATTGCACATCAATGTTTTGGGCTTTTAACTTAACATCTGAATTATTTTTTTAACACAGAATTCCTTTAAACTTGAACATGAACCTATCTTTCCCGATCCTCAAAGAATATACTTACCTCAACACTGCCAATTCTGGTATTTTATCGACTAATCTGGCTGAATGGCGAACGCAACATGACGAAGCATTTACTGCAGGTGGAAGCATTTTCAGAATGGAAAACCTGCCCATCATTACCGATCTCAGGAACAATATAACGACACTTTTTGGCTCAAAGCCAGAAAACACGTATCTCGTTCAGAATTTTTCGGTGGGCTTTAATATTTTATTGAGTGGACTGGATAAAAGTCATCGTTTTTTGCTTTTAGAAGAAGAATACCCATCGGTAAGTTACCCGGTAATCAGTACGGGGTTCGATTATCATAGCATCACAATCGATGAAAAACTGGAAGAGAATATCATTAATGCCATTGAGAAATTTAAACCTACCGTGCTGGCATTTAGCATGGTGCAATACATTAGTGGCTTCAGAATGGACGATGATTTTATCCAGAAGCTAAAAACAACCTACCCTAATCTGTTATTGGTTGGTGATGGTACTCAGTTTTTGGGTACTACAACCTTTAATTTTGAAAAATCGGGTTTAGATGCATTAATTGGCAGTGGATACAAATGGCTTTTGGCCGGATATGGAAACGGCTACGCCTTTCTTTCTGATCAGATGAAAGATGCGATATACGCAAAAAACAAATTGGCTGAACTGCCTACAGCGCCTTTTTTAAAAGGAAAAGATCATTTATCGATGTGTTTCGAACCAGGACATCTGGATACCTTAAACTTCGGCACATTAAATGAAAGTTTAAATTATCTTGCTTCGTTCGGCTTCGATCGGATTGAAAAAATCACGCAAAGGCTCAGTAATCAAGCAAGATTGGAGTTAAATACAAGAGGGTTAGTACCCGATTGGATACTTGACAGAAAGTATCAATCAACGATTATGAGTATGCCCTTGGACCAAAATACAGTAGATAAACTTGCCGCCGCCAAAATACTTTGTTCACCACGGGGAACTGGCACAAGGATTTCTTTTCATTATTACAATACAGAAGAAGACTTAAATTATTTATTACAGGTTTTGGATAACCACAGGTAATCTATTTTGGAGGTGATGCAAGCATGAAGGGATTGATTTAACTCAACAATTAAAAAAGTTACAAACTATATCTAAAAAGCAACGTTAGATAGTTATAGCCATTTAATTGATAAGCATAAATCAGCCCAATATAGTATGTATACCCAAGCCACAGAAAACACAAACCTAACGGTTTATATCCAGGATGATATTTCGATAGAAGATAAAAGAGAAATTTTATTGAATGGTTTATTAGATGACCTGAATAACGAAACCGAATCTTTTAATTAGAAGGCCAATTAATAAAGCATCTAATTTTTGCTTCTTTACCATATAGGAGGCATTTAAAGGGGCATAAGTATAGATTTCGTCTTTCTTCCTGAATTCATTTCAGAGTCTTTATAAGCTGCTGACCACGGAATAGCCAGCAGCTAAATATTTCAAGCGTTTTGTAAGTTAATCTCTATACCGCTTCTATACCTTAATACCGCCACGGTTATAGACCACAATAATCCTAAGGTAAGGTGTTCTTTACCTTTTGTTTAGCTCATGTTAACCTGCCCATCAAAAGCGATGCAAATCTTTGACAGCGCTGACCTTCAACAAGTCTTTAGCTCAACTGAAGTAAATCTGAAACTGTAGGCAAGTAGGTACACAGCAGGGTGCAGCCAAGCCTGGGCGGAAGCTGGCCTAAACGTGGGGTAAATGTGGGGTACAAGTGGGATTTGGAGTTTTTTTTTTTGGGGGGGGATTTTTAGTCAGATTGACTAAATTGGATGATCATCCTTTTGTTTAACTAATGTACTAAAATTATGGCTGTCCAGAGTGAAATAATCAAAATTAACGGGAACCGGGCGATCTTTTCTCACACATTCTACCTGTAAAAAACGTATTCATTACCAAAAAAAACGTCCTCAACCAAATTTTTGCACACTAAATAATCCAACTCAGGTTAGTAAAACAAGTTCAGCATGACGATTACGATTTAATCGCAAAAGAAAAGGGCAAACAAATTAATGCTTACCCTTTTCAAATCTAAATTAACGCTCTCGCGACAAAAGTATAAATTCTTCCTAAACCTGTATGTAACAAATTCATTTATTTTAAAGTTTAATGTACAATAATCTGTGCCCGGCGAAGATTATCGGTAGTCTGCAAAATTTTATCTTTTAACTTAGGATTGTAAGCAGGATGTGATTTTAAGAAATCCTGTAC
The nucleotide sequence above comes from Pedobacter riviphilus. Encoded proteins:
- a CDS encoding rubredoxin, producing MYQTIIINFPGGIISPGNLYNILVAATKARIQYVRFGLRQQLLIDTTSYNIDIFTGEMDKLGMDYEVDTNNFPNIISSYPAEDIFIRKTWLTEGVYKDILDDIDFKPSVKVNICDSDQSFTPMLTGNINWIASSQSEHYWHLIIRFPKTNVTYEWNQLCYTNHIAQVTKALEGIIKNNQSQFIDNPQANGEELFALLDQENFILKPAENTVSLSSFNLPYYEGLNRYNNKYWLGIYRRDELFSIAFLKKLCQLCLDTKLGQLCCTSWKTIIIKGIDEKDKNLWNSLLEEFEINMRHAANELNFQVEDNCNEGLMLKNFLVKHLSIDDTRTFGICFGIKTRKKSEVFSSILIQKRHLINVLGLKLLPVYDILCAKDFNPNERTGEIFSRSNPSFLLPEQVRRSIFKFYKYRLNAIKTGNQKQSFQTEEAIKKDGEFLYQCNSCLTVYNERIGEIENNINPGTAFKDLPEDYCCVLCEGEKENFTKIDQSVLQLL
- a CDS encoding molybdenum cofactor guanylyltransferase gives rise to the protein MLGIVLCGGHSLRMGTDKGLLIHQDKLWAQVAADKLSVLDLPVKFSVNPSQQETYAGYFGAEQLIVDDPSLDIRGPLLGVLSAHLSNPEEDLFLLACDMLLMEIKLLEKLIHPFKADDTFDAYIFTQDGQQEPLCGIYKAEGLKKNVHLLQTNGLAKHSMKYVLGNLRVCETGIEDQDYRCFSNFNSQEEINNVTSP
- a CDS encoding Crp/Fnr family transcriptional regulator — its product is MKKNNNCDLKTCFMCQLTLTEWHPAIECHKRNFIVKKGEVIIKEGDPVSGVYFVTSGNVKVHKQWGDKELILRFANDGAIIGHRGISSSISTYPISATALETTKLCFVDIDFFKSTIKVNQEFAYGLLMFYADELHASEKKMRNLALMSVKERLAVAILGLRDQFGLDAEGFLNLALSRQDLAAFTGATYETVFRTMNELLAEKLIVVKGKQIGILNEAGLVDLSNK
- a CDS encoding competence protein CoiA family protein, with protein sequence MNNSEMKKDIPRSDMIQDISSLKKEYYRKETAWHRDWKLAFPPSFREVAFYDAANADIHRADVFTPSGYTIEFQNSPITLAELNSREAFYPNLIWVLNGKKFKGFRILKHLPDVDDPKLKDYEFCHSDHLSMVRKSEVMQGLPSPKILNFYHPELQGIKLTSNLYSFCWKQPHSVWYLATAKIIVDLGGHFLYELKQRKQLNGNYPYLKMLSRKAFIDWHTPPEI
- a CDS encoding S41 family peptidase; this encodes MKNISCFLFIIFSLCDTYTSAQTSKNIFSDDLKFYKDSLPVKHKNLFAKLSKPEFNAMITHLEAQTAGISAEKFYVEIMKIQAAIGDEHSTIIPPYTTKYPVKFERFDDGLVVTSTDEANKQLLLSKVIRIGDKTLSEAEKAVSPVIISGNIPYFNVAEASYLASPGLLYALNLSPNPNELKLELLSPTGETLKVKLDAIPKTKQIDMVYAPVYGSLLANTHKENYWYLIEKGSLYFNYNKCEDDPKKPFEAFNDNLFKEIEKQKPNRIIIDLRMNGGGNSAVLEPFIEKIKNHALNKKGKIFILIGRATFSSAIMNAIKLKKETKAILVGETTAGTINHYGEVRAFNLPNTKLQVNYSTQYWENWKGHDGPLVPDVKIEKNLSDLLKGNDKTLNYVMGN
- a CDS encoding DUF6965 family protein; this translates as MTIQEIQQLEDFFAQAGKQQVPIYLNQATVITDYAHFLESHFMPLRLNPDAKVNLPIIHRLKMLKLLIESNG
- the pta gene encoding phosphate acetyltransferase, with product MTKNIFIASAEPYTGKSVIAFGMINMLLAKTQKVGYFKPIIAQDDQNKKDEHVEAMLDYFSLPVNYEDAFAFTRQEMLHQSEDSGAIINTIISKYKKLEDNYDFTVIEGSDFLGEGMAFEFESNALMAKNLGAPVLIVVSGKNKTASQLFKSAINIYRNFLLRDVQVLGVVANMVNPEEAERIKQALTNQLPAELLIAVIPTETGLQSPTMKEITLALGGEVLFGAELMDNQVDNFVTGAMMLPNFLRHIKDNLLIVTPGDRGDIIIGALQANLSANYPKIAGIVLTAGSLPDEPIIKLIEGLQTIIPIIAVQKGTFETTTTIGGIHSKITIENKKKIAIAIELFEKYVDIKALDDKIITFSYQGITPHMFQYQLVKWAKRDKKHIVLPEGNDERILKAVEKLIAQDIVDITLLGDPVEITGSVKRLGLNLDLNVIKIHDPKKSTQYNDYVETLYELRKAKNVNMEMARDMMTDVSYFGTMMVYKGDADGMVSGAVHTTQHTIRPALQFVKTKPGVSVVSSIFFMCLPERVAIFGDCAVNPNPTAQQLAEIAISSAESSAKFGIEPRIAMLSYSSGTSGEGEDVERVREATAIVKARHPELKIEGPIQYDAAVDPLVGKQKLPGSEVAGRASVLIFPDLNTGNNTYKAVQRETGALAIGPMLQGLNKPINDLSRGCTVDDIFNTVVITAIQCQDI
- a CDS encoding acetate/propionate family kinase, with product MNILVINSGSSSLKYQLFKMPKKSPVCSGLVERIGIEGSFIKHTVYTNNKKHSIEETGFISNHGEALKQVLALLTEGEYAVIASPDDIAAVGHRVVHGGEHFSGPTIITDDVKHQIKKLFSLAPLHNPVNYKCIEVAEQTFVNARQIAVFDTAFHQTIPEQAYRYAIPEWYYKEHGIRVYGFHGTSHKYVSEQAINWLNKKDTKIISIHLGNGCSITAIKNGKSIDTSMGFGPLSGLMMGTRSGDIDPSVIFHLMEHSGYTLEQLSTLLNKQSGLLGVGGSSDMRDIRKMVSEGNAAAALAINLYAYRIKKFIGAYAAVLNGIDAIIFTAGVGENDSNMREAVCSELDYLGIELDPNQNTAYKGELKEINTTDSKVKILVIPTNEEYEIAHQCFGLLT
- a CDS encoding aminotransferase class V-fold PLP-dependent enzyme, with the protein product MNLSFPILKEYTYLNTANSGILSTNLAEWRTQHDEAFTAGGSIFRMENLPIITDLRNNITTLFGSKPENTYLVQNFSVGFNILLSGLDKSHRFLLLEEEYPSVSYPVISTGFDYHSITIDEKLEENIINAIEKFKPTVLAFSMVQYISGFRMDDDFIQKLKTTYPNLLLVGDGTQFLGTTTFNFEKSGLDALIGSGYKWLLAGYGNGYAFLSDQMKDAIYAKNKLAELPTAPFLKGKDHLSMCFEPGHLDTLNFGTLNESLNYLASFGFDRIEKITQRLSNQARLELNTRGLVPDWILDRKYQSTIMSMPLDQNTVDKLAAAKILCSPRGTGTRISFHYYNTEEDLNYLLQVLDNHR